The following are encoded together in the Streptomyces sp. NBC_00358 genome:
- a CDS encoding arsenate reductase ArsC has translation MSSSPLASVLFVCVHNAGRSQMAAGFLNNLAGDRIEVRSAGSIPGDQVNPAAVEAMKEVGVDIADAEPKILTTEAVQASDYVITMGCGDACPVFPGKKYLDWALEDPAGKGVESVRPIRDEIKTRVEALIAEIDAKRGA, from the coding sequence ATGTCCTCCAGCCCGCTCGCCTCCGTGCTCTTCGTCTGTGTCCACAACGCCGGGCGCTCGCAGATGGCCGCCGGATTCCTGAACAACCTCGCGGGCGACCGGATCGAGGTCCGCTCCGCCGGCTCGATCCCGGGCGACCAGGTCAACCCGGCCGCCGTCGAGGCCATGAAGGAAGTCGGCGTCGACATCGCCGACGCCGAGCCGAAGATCCTCACCACCGAGGCCGTCCAGGCCTCCGACTACGTCATCACCATGGGATGCGGCGACGCCTGCCCGGTCTTCCCCGGCAAGAAGTACCTCGACTGGGCCCTCGAAGACCCGGCCGGCAAGGGCGTCGAGTCCGTCCGCCCGATCCGCGACGAGATCAAGACCCGCGTCGAGGCGCTGATCGCCGAGATCGACGCGAAGCGGGGGGCGTGA
- a CDS encoding beta-galactosidase: MTAERTLSVPGIVYGGDYNPEQWPEEVWAEDMRLMREAGVTMVSVGIFSWALLEPSAGTYDFTRTDRLLDLLHENGIAADLATPTAAPPAWFFRAHPEALPTDRDGRRLSYGSRQTFCPSSPAYREAALRITGALAERYADHPAVVMWHIHNEYGCHNAACYCDTSAESFRRWLRERYEDLAALNHAWGTTFWSQWYYDWDEILPPRATGAVPNPTHQLDWRRFCSDELLSLYTAERDVLRTAAPSTPATTNFMVMDTFDALDYWRWAPELDVVSNDHYLMSADPASEIDVALCGDLTRSLAGGPWLLMEHSTGAVNWQPVNRAKVPGEMRRNALAHVAHGADGIAYFQWRAAKAGAEQWHSAMLPHAGTDSRIWQDVVRLGADLRALAEVRGSTGAAEVAIVWDWNARWALELPSQPSCELRYKDLVRAWYEPLWRSGVAVDFVRPDADLSAYRLVLAPSLYLVDEAGAANLTGHVERGGTLAIGFHSGAVDENCHVRLGGYPGAFRELLGVRSDELFPLLPGESAGLSGQVPPGATAGLWSERMRLNGAEAVATYTDGPLAGVPAVTRNTHGPGTAWYLATLPDPETLTALLHRIRTEAEVPDAGDTPPGVESVRRRGRDADYVFLIDHAGTGAEIPVPPGSTELLTGKPLSGSVRVDPGEIAVVREPRGKDS; this comes from the coding sequence ATGACCGCCGAACGCACCCTCTCCGTCCCCGGCATCGTCTACGGCGGCGACTACAACCCCGAGCAGTGGCCCGAGGAGGTCTGGGCCGAGGACATGCGCCTGATGCGCGAGGCCGGCGTCACCATGGTCAGCGTCGGCATCTTCTCCTGGGCACTCCTTGAACCCTCCGCGGGGACGTACGACTTCACCCGCACGGACCGGCTCCTGGACCTCCTCCACGAGAACGGCATCGCCGCCGACCTGGCCACTCCGACGGCCGCGCCACCGGCATGGTTCTTCCGGGCCCACCCGGAGGCGCTCCCGACGGACCGCGACGGCCGCCGGCTCTCGTACGGCAGCCGGCAGACGTTCTGCCCGAGCAGCCCCGCCTACCGTGAGGCCGCCCTGCGCATCACGGGCGCGCTCGCCGAGCGGTACGCCGATCACCCGGCCGTGGTGATGTGGCACATCCACAACGAGTACGGCTGCCACAACGCGGCCTGCTACTGCGACACGAGCGCCGAGTCCTTCCGGCGCTGGCTCCGCGAGCGCTACGAGGACCTGGCGGCCCTCAACCACGCCTGGGGCACCACCTTCTGGAGCCAGTGGTACTACGACTGGGACGAGATCCTGCCGCCCCGCGCCACCGGCGCCGTCCCCAATCCCACCCACCAACTGGACTGGCGGCGCTTCTGCTCCGACGAACTGCTGTCCCTGTACACGGCGGAACGGGACGTACTGCGCACGGCCGCCCCGTCGACACCGGCCACCACCAACTTCATGGTGATGGACACCTTCGACGCGCTGGACTACTGGCGGTGGGCCCCGGAACTGGACGTCGTCTCCAACGACCACTACCTGATGTCCGCCGACCCGGCCTCCGAGATCGACGTCGCGCTCTGCGGGGACCTGACCCGGTCGCTGGCCGGCGGACCGTGGCTGCTCATGGAGCACTCCACCGGCGCCGTGAACTGGCAGCCCGTCAACCGGGCCAAGGTCCCCGGCGAAATGCGGCGCAACGCCCTCGCCCACGTGGCCCACGGGGCCGACGGCATCGCCTACTTCCAGTGGCGGGCCGCCAAGGCGGGCGCCGAACAGTGGCATTCGGCGATGCTCCCGCACGCGGGCACGGACAGCCGCATCTGGCAGGACGTGGTGCGTCTCGGCGCCGACCTGAGAGCCCTGGCCGAGGTACGCGGCAGCACCGGCGCGGCCGAGGTCGCCATCGTCTGGGACTGGAACGCCCGTTGGGCGCTGGAACTCCCGTCGCAGCCGAGCTGTGAACTCCGCTACAAGGACCTCGTGCGCGCCTGGTACGAGCCGCTCTGGCGCTCCGGCGTGGCCGTGGACTTCGTACGTCCCGACGCGGACCTCTCCGCCTACCGACTGGTCCTCGCCCCGAGTCTCTACCTGGTCGACGAGGCGGGCGCCGCGAACCTGACCGGCCACGTCGAGCGCGGCGGCACCCTCGCCATCGGCTTCCACAGCGGCGCCGTCGACGAGAACTGCCATGTCAGGCTGGGCGGTTACCCGGGCGCCTTCCGGGAACTCCTCGGCGTCCGCAGCGACGAGCTGTTCCCCCTCCTGCCCGGCGAGTCCGCCGGACTGAGCGGCCAGGTGCCCCCGGGCGCGACGGCCGGCCTGTGGTCGGAGCGGATGCGCCTGAACGGCGCGGAAGCGGTCGCCACTTACACGGACGGACCCCTGGCCGGAGTCCCCGCCGTGACGAGAAACACCCACGGACCAGGCACCGCCTGGTACTTGGCGACCCTGCCCGACCCGGAGACGCTCACCGCCCTGCTGCACCGCATCCGCACCGAGGCCGAAGTCCCCGACGCCGGCGACACCCCTCCGGGCGTGGAATCCGTCCGCCGACGCGGCCGGGACGCCGACTACGTGTTCCTCATCGATCACGCGGGCACCGGAGCGGAGATCCCCGTCCCACCCGGCTCCACCGAACTCCTCACAGGCAAGCCCCTGTCGGGCTCGGTACGGGTCGACCCGGGCGAGATCGCGGTGGTGAGGGAACCCCGAGGGAAGGACTCATGA
- a CDS encoding glycoside hydrolase family 36 protein, translated as MPTSFTPVASVPVDPRTARVHEEGWQSWSPSGSYALDDTPYRPADANWATVCYRPGRTVPPGTFQGEGLLALDPGDGSPVRLWAAADPTASVPSIRLTVRDGRAEVSADGPVTESAHPGPDGIQGVLAAWADGLGLPAPRPAPTVWCSWYEYFTAVTEDDIHENLRAMDTLDLPVDVVQIDDGYQSALGDWLTLSGRFRSRAALADAIRARGRRAGIWTAPFLVAPHSELAARHPDWLVRDAEGEPSHAGHNWDHDLYALDTTHPEAAAHLADVFATLRAEGYDYFKTDFLYAGALDGVRHSGADALTAYRAGIALIREAIGPDAYLLGCGAPILPSTGLFDAMRVSPDTAPHRRPEADDYSQPGQDAAEFTGAGRQWQHRRLWINDPDCLMARPAVETRERWAAHVEATGGLMASSDRLLSLDEWGVATTRRLLSSGGAA; from the coding sequence GTGCCCACATCCTTCACCCCGGTTGCCTCCGTGCCCGTGGACCCGCGCACGGCACGGGTCCACGAGGAGGGCTGGCAGTCCTGGAGCCCCAGCGGCTCCTACGCCCTCGACGACACCCCGTACCGCCCGGCCGACGCCAACTGGGCGACGGTCTGCTACCGGCCCGGCCGCACCGTGCCACCCGGGACCTTCCAGGGCGAGGGACTGCTCGCGCTCGACCCGGGCGACGGCTCCCCGGTCCGGCTGTGGGCGGCCGCGGATCCGACCGCCTCGGTCCCGTCGATCCGGCTGACCGTCCGGGACGGCCGCGCCGAAGTCAGCGCCGACGGCCCCGTCACGGAGTCGGCCCACCCCGGACCGGACGGAATCCAGGGCGTGCTCGCCGCCTGGGCCGACGGGCTCGGACTGCCCGCGCCGCGGCCCGCGCCGACGGTCTGGTGCTCCTGGTACGAGTACTTCACCGCCGTCACCGAGGACGACATCCACGAGAACCTCCGCGCGATGGACACCCTCGACCTGCCCGTCGACGTCGTCCAGATCGACGACGGCTACCAGAGCGCGCTGGGCGACTGGCTCACCCTCTCCGGCCGCTTCCGCTCCCGCGCCGCCCTCGCCGACGCCATCCGCGCGCGCGGCCGGCGGGCGGGAATCTGGACGGCGCCGTTCCTGGTGGCCCCCCACAGCGAACTCGCCGCCCGGCACCCCGACTGGCTGGTCCGCGACGCCGAGGGCGAGCCCTCGCACGCGGGCCACAACTGGGACCACGACCTGTACGCACTCGACACCACGCACCCCGAGGCCGCCGCTCATCTGGCCGACGTCTTCGCCACCCTGCGCGCCGAGGGATACGACTACTTCAAGACCGACTTCCTCTACGCGGGCGCCCTGGACGGCGTACGGCACTCGGGCGCCGACGCGCTGACCGCCTACCGAGCCGGTATCGCCCTGATCCGTGAAGCCATCGGCCCCGACGCCTACTTGCTCGGCTGCGGTGCGCCGATCCTCCCGTCCACCGGCCTGTTCGACGCCATGCGGGTCAGCCCCGACACGGCACCGCACCGGCGCCCCGAGGCCGACGACTACAGCCAACCCGGCCAGGACGCCGCCGAGTTCACCGGCGCCGGCCGTCAATGGCAGCACCGGCGCCTGTGGATCAACGACCCCGACTGCCTGATGGCCCGCCCCGCCGTCGAGACCCGGGAACGCTGGGCGGCCCATGTCGAGGCGACGGGCGGCCTGATGGCGTCCAGCGACCGCCTGCTGTCCCTCGACGAGTGGGGCGTGGCCACCACCCGCCGCCTGCTGTCCTCGGGAGGGGCCGCATGA
- a CDS encoding carbohydrate ABC transporter permease encodes MSAPTLAAGGRGQRAPVRPARVLLHVFLACTALAWLAPLLWAMFSALRPYGETSAKGYVSWPDTLNFDNFKNAFEQSDMTHYFVNTLLIAVPAVLLTLFLSSMVAFYVSRFDFRVNLALLLVFTAGNLLPQQVIITPLYRMYLLTDLPGITASGKLYDSALGLVLIHVAFQSGFCAFVLSNYMRSLPHELTEAALVDGASVWRLYWQITLPLCKPAMAALATLLSIWIYNDFFWALVLISTGENMPITSALNNLSGQYFTDPNLVASGALLTAIPTLVVYFALQRQFVSGLTLGANKG; translated from the coding sequence GTGAGCGCCCCCACCCTCGCGGCCGGCGGGCGGGGGCAGCGGGCGCCCGTCCGCCCCGCCCGCGTGCTGCTGCACGTCTTCCTCGCCTGCACCGCCCTGGCCTGGCTCGCCCCGCTGCTGTGGGCGATGTTCTCGGCCCTGCGCCCGTACGGCGAGACCAGCGCGAAGGGCTATGTGTCCTGGCCGGACACACTGAACTTCGACAACTTCAAGAACGCGTTCGAACAGTCGGACATGACGCACTACTTCGTCAACACACTGCTGATCGCGGTGCCGGCCGTCCTGCTGACGCTGTTCCTGTCCTCGATGGTCGCCTTCTACGTCAGCCGCTTCGACTTCCGCGTCAATCTCGCGCTGCTGCTGGTCTTCACGGCGGGCAACCTGCTCCCGCAGCAGGTCATCATCACCCCGCTGTACCGGATGTACCTGCTCACCGACCTGCCGGGCATCACGGCGAGCGGCAAGCTGTACGACTCCGCGCTCGGCCTGGTGCTGATCCACGTGGCGTTCCAGTCCGGGTTCTGCGCGTTCGTGCTGAGCAACTACATGCGCTCGCTGCCGCACGAGCTGACCGAGGCCGCGCTCGTGGACGGAGCGTCGGTGTGGCGGCTGTACTGGCAGATCACCCTGCCGCTGTGCAAGCCGGCGATGGCGGCCCTCGCGACCCTGCTGTCGATCTGGATCTACAACGACTTCTTCTGGGCGCTCGTCCTGATCTCGACCGGCGAGAACATGCCGATCACCTCGGCCCTGAACAACCTCTCCGGCCAGTACTTCACGGACCCCAACCTGGTGGCCTCCGGCGCCCTGCTCACCGCGATTCCCACGCTCGTCGTGTACTTCGCGCTCCAGCGGCAGTTCGTCAGCGGTCTGACCCTCGGCGCCAACAAGGGCTGA
- a CDS encoding carbohydrate ABC transporter permease has protein sequence MNTETTTKSPEAASVPPPGAASAPKRAARGHRRLLTRRDRFTLALMAGVPTVLHVALVWATALASIALAFTTWDGIGFGSIKWVGLQNFHQLFADNPQFWPAVQHNVIWFVVLILIPTPFGLFLAVQLDKNIRFSRVYQTAFFLPVVISMACIGFVWQLVYNPDTGLINSLIGANKPGHYIDWIGDPKLNLWAVLVAASWRHTGYMMILYLAGLKGIDPSLREASALDGANEWQTFKHVIFPTLRPTNTVVLVVTIIESLRAFDLVFVFNKGAQGTELLSILVTNNIIGESSRIGYGSAIAVVLLVISLVVIIPYLVATFRKERRS, from the coding sequence ATGAACACCGAAACCACGACGAAGTCCCCGGAGGCGGCCAGCGTGCCGCCTCCGGGCGCTGCCTCCGCGCCGAAGCGGGCCGCACGCGGCCACCGCCGCCTGCTGACCCGCCGTGACCGGTTCACGCTCGCCCTCATGGCGGGCGTGCCCACGGTCCTGCACGTGGCCCTGGTCTGGGCCACCGCCCTCGCCTCCATCGCCCTCGCCTTCACCACCTGGGACGGCATCGGGTTCGGCTCGATCAAGTGGGTGGGCCTCCAGAACTTCCATCAACTCTTCGCCGACAACCCGCAGTTCTGGCCCGCCGTCCAGCACAACGTCATCTGGTTCGTCGTCCTCATCCTGATCCCGACACCGTTCGGCCTCTTCCTGGCCGTCCAGCTCGACAAGAACATCCGCTTCAGCCGTGTCTACCAGACGGCGTTCTTCCTGCCGGTCGTCATCTCGATGGCCTGCATCGGCTTCGTCTGGCAGCTCGTCTACAACCCGGACACGGGCCTGATCAACAGCCTCATCGGCGCCAACAAGCCGGGCCACTACATCGACTGGATCGGCGACCCCAAACTCAACCTGTGGGCAGTCCTCGTCGCGGCCTCCTGGCGCCACACCGGCTACATGATGATCCTCTACCTGGCCGGCCTCAAGGGAATCGACCCCTCCCTCAGAGAGGCCTCCGCGCTGGACGGCGCGAACGAGTGGCAGACGTTCAAACACGTCATCTTCCCGACGCTGCGTCCCACCAACACGGTCGTGCTGGTCGTCACCATCATCGAGTCGCTGCGCGCCTTCGACCTGGTCTTCGTCTTCAACAAGGGTGCCCAGGGAACCGAGTTGCTCTCGATCCTGGTGACCAACAACATCATCGGCGAGTCCAGCCGCATCGGTTACGGCTCCGCGATAGCGGTGGTCCTGCTCGTCATCTCACTCGTCGTGATCATCCCTTATCTGGTGGCCACCTTCCGGAAGGAGCGGCGATCGTGA